A genomic region of Cytobacillus luteolus contains the following coding sequences:
- a CDS encoding NupC/NupG family nucleoside CNT transporter: protein MNFLWGLGGIVSIFLIAFLLSENKKKIKWRTILGGLGIQLLFGFIVLEFRPGQIAFQELTTAVQHVISYANDGIQFLFGSLASPEQPTGFIFAFHVLTIIIFFSSLISVLYYLGIMQIIIKLLGGGLSYLLGTSRAESLSAAANIFVGQTEAPLVIRPYIERMTKSELFAVMTGGLASVAGSVLFGYAALGVPLKYLLAASFMAAPAGLVMAKMLIPETEVPKHLMNKGSNDEERAVNVIDAAARGASDGLRLAVNVGAMLLAFIAIISLLNGILGGIGSLVGFEELSLNLVFGYLFAPLAFVIGVPWEEAIVAGSFIGEKIILNEFVAYSSFSTYLDQLSDKTIAVISFALCGFANLSSLAILLGGLGGLAPSRRPDIARLGIRAIAAGTLANLLSAAIAGMFI, encoded by the coding sequence ATGAATTTCCTTTGGGGACTTGGTGGGATCGTGTCCATTTTTTTAATCGCTTTTTTGCTTTCAGAAAATAAAAAGAAAATTAAGTGGAGAACAATTTTAGGGGGACTAGGAATTCAGCTTCTTTTTGGATTCATTGTCTTAGAATTCCGCCCTGGGCAGATTGCCTTTCAGGAATTAACCACTGCCGTCCAGCATGTGATTAGCTATGCAAATGATGGGATACAGTTTTTGTTTGGTAGCTTAGCCAGTCCAGAACAGCCTACTGGTTTTATTTTTGCATTTCATGTGTTAACTATTATTATCTTCTTTTCATCACTCATTTCTGTTCTCTATTATCTAGGTATTATGCAAATTATCATCAAGCTTCTTGGTGGGGGACTTTCGTATCTTCTTGGAACAAGTAGAGCGGAATCTCTTTCAGCTGCAGCAAACATTTTTGTAGGTCAGACCGAGGCACCGCTTGTGATCAGACCTTATATTGAGCGAATGACGAAGTCTGAATTATTTGCTGTTATGACAGGAGGACTTGCATCAGTAGCGGGTTCAGTATTATTTGGTTATGCTGCTTTAGGTGTTCCTTTAAAATATTTATTAGCTGCAAGCTTTATGGCAGCACCAGCTGGTCTTGTTATGGCTAAAATGCTAATCCCTGAAACAGAAGTACCGAAGCATCTAATGAACAAAGGAAGTAATGATGAGGAACGAGCTGTTAACGTAATTGATGCAGCAGCAAGAGGTGCAAGTGATGGATTAAGATTAGCTGTAAATGTTGGTGCTATGCTATTAGCATTTATTGCAATTATTTCATTACTGAATGGGATTTTAGGTGGAATTGGAAGCTTGGTAGGATTCGAAGAGCTTTCCTTAAATTTGGTTTTTGGTTACCTTTTTGCTCCATTAGCTTTTGTTATAGGGGTACCATGGGAAGAAGCAATCGTGGCAGGTAGTTTTATCGGTGAAAAAATAATTTTAAATGAATTTGTAGCCTACTCTTCTTTTTCTACCTATTTGGATCAATTATCGGACAAGACGATTGCAGTCATCAGTTTTGCTTTATGCGGTTTTGCTAACCTATCATCTCTAGCAATCCTTTTAGGTGGTTTAGGTGGGCTTGCTCCTAGTAGAAGGCCTGATATTGCAAGACTTGGGATTCGAGCAATTGCAGCAGGTACATTAGCAAATCTACTTAGTGCTGCAATAGCAGGAATGTTTATCTAA
- a CDS encoding DUF2225 domain-containing protein, whose protein sequence is MELEPLYDRKITCLCCKKTYMTKKIRSRFVKAVKHDTDFCSYYHKEDLNPLLYYVSVCPHCGFSSSEEFTSYFPANTLEEIHSKICNNWSKVNYCEPRTIEEAMNTYKLGIYSASIKKEKYITIAGLYMRLAWLLRTYNHTEQEIRFTDLALDAYIKSYMEDDYHNTHMSEIRLLYLIGELSRRTKKYKQATLYFSKVIQKQNETIEKGIVQMARDRWQELREEQKMKV, encoded by the coding sequence ATGGAGCTAGAACCTCTATATGATCGTAAAATAACTTGCCTTTGCTGCAAAAAAACGTATATGACCAAAAAGATCAGATCACGTTTTGTAAAAGCGGTAAAGCATGACACAGATTTTTGCTCCTATTATCATAAAGAAGATTTAAATCCTCTACTGTATTATGTAAGTGTTTGTCCACATTGCGGCTTCTCCTCGTCGGAAGAATTTACTTCCTACTTTCCGGCAAATACACTTGAGGAAATTCATTCTAAAATCTGTAATAACTGGTCTAAAGTAAATTATTGTGAACCTCGTACTATCGAAGAAGCAATGAATACATATAAGTTAGGAATCTATTCTGCCTCGATAAAAAAAGAGAAGTATATTACTATTGCAGGTTTATATATGAGGTTGGCCTGGTTATTAAGAACCTATAACCATACTGAACAGGAAATTCGTTTTACAGACTTGGCATTGGATGCTTACATAAAATCCTATATGGAAGATGATTATCACAATACACATATGTCAGAGATTAGACTTTTATACCTCATCGGAGAGTTAAGTCGCAGAACAAAAAAATATAAACAAGCTACCCTTTACTTCTCAAAAGTGATCCAGAAACAAAACGAAACAATCGAAAAAGGAATTGTTCAAATGGCTAGAGACCGTTGGC
- a CDS encoding NUDIX domain-containing protein, protein MGTKRGNVWLAVSGLVTNRQGEWLVVKKKYGGLKGKWSLPAGFVESFETVDEAVIREVKEETGIIGSIKGIVGVRSGVIRNEISDNMIIFSLTTEDEKITIQESELLEARFVHPSELAKDPTSSVIINYLLEKGTSEPHKSHDGINPGDQFGYTAYKLFF, encoded by the coding sequence TTGGGTACTAAAAGGGGAAATGTATGGTTGGCAGTCTCAGGACTGGTTACAAATAGACAGGGAGAATGGCTAGTGGTTAAGAAAAAGTATGGTGGATTAAAAGGAAAATGGTCATTGCCTGCTGGTTTTGTAGAGTCATTTGAAACTGTAGATGAAGCTGTGATTCGAGAGGTTAAAGAAGAAACAGGTATTATTGGAAGTATTAAAGGGATCGTAGGTGTACGATCCGGTGTAATCCGAAATGAGATTAGTGATAATATGATTATTTTTTCACTGACAACTGAAGATGAGAAGATTACAATTCAGGAATCTGAATTACTAGAAGCAAGATTTGTCCATCCAAGTGAACTAGCAAAAGATCCCACATCATCTGTAATCATAAACTATCTCCTTGAAAAGGGTACATCAGAACCACACAAATCTCATGACGGCATCAACCCAGGTGATCAATTTGGATACACAGCTTATAAGTTATTTTTTTAA
- a CDS encoding cobalamin-binding protein — translation MRIISICPSNTELLHYLGLTDQLIAVDDFSDWPESVQSLPRLGPDLSINMDKVEQLKPDLVLASLSVPGMEKNVDELQKRGISHIVLNPNSLEEIAQDLITVGKYTNRTKKAAQVVNKYNQFITEYTHISKGIFNRPTLYWEWWPKPVFTPGKLNWLTYISDLAGASNLFEDVELASVQTDWEDVLNRKPNHICLAWVGVRQDKVNPSLVEKRPDWVNLEAVKNNNIHILEEALYCRPSPRLLLGLKKVASLIHPEHFPINDGLDPLL, via the coding sequence ATGAGAATTATCTCAATTTGTCCTAGCAATACTGAACTACTGCACTACTTAGGGTTAACAGATCAACTTATTGCTGTAGATGACTTTTCTGATTGGCCTGAGTCTGTTCAAAGCTTACCACGGCTTGGCCCAGACCTTTCAATAAATATGGATAAAGTTGAGCAATTAAAACCTGATTTAGTTTTAGCATCTTTAAGTGTACCTGGTATGGAAAAAAATGTGGATGAGCTTCAAAAAAGAGGGATTTCACATATAGTCCTTAATCCTAATTCTCTTGAAGAAATTGCTCAAGATCTTATTACGGTTGGGAAATATACAAATCGAACTAAAAAGGCAGCACAAGTAGTAAATAAGTATAATCAATTCATAACAGAATATACTCATATATCAAAAGGCATTTTTAATAGGCCAACTCTTTATTGGGAGTGGTGGCCCAAACCTGTATTTACACCAGGAAAGCTTAATTGGCTAACTTATATTAGTGACCTTGCTGGGGCTAGTAATTTGTTTGAAGATGTTGAACTTGCAAGCGTTCAGACAGACTGGGAAGATGTTCTAAATCGAAAACCAAATCATATTTGCCTAGCATGGGTTGGTGTTCGACAAGATAAAGTAAATCCAAGTCTTGTTGAAAAAAGACCGGATTGGGTCAATCTTGAGGCAGTAAAAAATAATAACATACACATTTTAGAAGAGGCCCTTTACTGTCGGCCATCTCCTAGACTATTGCTAGGTTTGAAAAAGGTAGCATCCCTTATTCACCCTGAACACTTTCCCATTAACGATGGGCTTGATCCACTACTATAA
- a CDS encoding HesB/IscA family protein, translating into MTGVVTITEAASYQIQDMMKEGGEEGSFLRVAVKGGGCSGLSYGMGFEQEMNEDDIQFEQHGIKVLIDKESEPILKGVVIDFKQSMMGGGFTIDNPNAIASCGCGSSFRTASNAGKPEDC; encoded by the coding sequence ATGACTGGAGTAGTTACAATAACTGAAGCAGCTAGTTATCAAATTCAGGACATGATGAAAGAAGGTGGCGAAGAGGGTTCTTTTCTTCGTGTTGCTGTAAAAGGTGGCGGTTGTAGTGGTCTTTCTTATGGTATGGGGTTTGAACAAGAAATGAACGAAGATGATATTCAATTCGAACAACATGGAATTAAAGTTCTTATAGATAAAGAAAGTGAACCTATTTTAAAAGGTGTTGTCATAGACTTTAAGCAATCGATGATGGGTGGAGGATTTACAATTGATAATCCAAATGCCATTGCATCATGTGGATGTGGCTCATCATTTAGAACAGCATCCAATGCAGGGAAACCAGAAGATTGTTAA
- the dapF gene encoding diaminopimelate epimerase: MDYFTFTKMHALGNNYIYVDMFNENLPEDLLSKLAVRVSNVHTGIGSDGMILICPSDIAPVKMRIFNNDGSEGKNCGNGLRCVAKYAYENKIVSEKNFKIETLSGLVEAEIHEEAGEVYSVTVNMGNPRLRRKDLPMIGLDSEMVVNEQVEFSNQTLYMTGVSMGNPHAIFYVDSIEDAPLTTLGPIIEKDSRFPEGVNVEFLEVLNENEINFRVWERGSGITQACGTGACAAVVASVLNGKTKRNEQTTVHLAGGDLFITWTDQGHVLMTGPAEVVCTGTYYYNK, translated from the coding sequence ATGGATTACTTTACATTTACCAAAATGCATGCTTTAGGAAACAACTATATATATGTCGATATGTTTAATGAAAATCTGCCGGAAGATCTTCTTTCGAAATTAGCAGTTCGTGTATCAAATGTTCACACTGGAATAGGTTCAGACGGAATGATATTAATATGTCCATCAGATATAGCGCCAGTTAAAATGAGAATTTTTAACAATGATGGATCAGAAGGGAAAAATTGTGGAAATGGCTTACGTTGTGTTGCAAAGTATGCTTACGAGAATAAAATAGTATCAGAAAAGAACTTTAAAATTGAAACTCTATCTGGCCTCGTTGAAGCTGAAATCCATGAGGAAGCCGGAGAAGTTTATAGTGTGACTGTGAATATGGGCAACCCAAGGCTTCGGAGAAAGGATCTACCGATGATTGGCTTGGATTCAGAAATGGTGGTAAATGAACAGGTTGAATTTTCAAATCAAACTCTGTATATGACAGGGGTGTCCATGGGAAATCCACATGCAATCTTCTACGTTGATTCTATTGAAGATGCTCCTTTAACTACATTGGGACCTATAATTGAGAAGGATAGCCGCTTTCCTGAAGGTGTCAATGTTGAGTTTTTAGAGGTCTTAAATGAGAACGAAATTAACTTTAGAGTGTGGGAGCGTGGCTCTGGAATTACCCAGGCTTGTGGAACTGGCGCTTGTGCTGCAGTCGTCGCTTCTGTGCTTAACGGAAAAACAAAAAGAAATGAACAAACCACAGTCCACTTAGCTGGAGGAGACTTATTTATTACTTGGACAGACCAAGGACATGTATTAATGACTGGACCAGCAGAGGTAGTCTGCACTGGGACGTACTACTATAATAAATAA
- a CDS encoding NAD(P)/FAD-dependent oxidoreductase — MKVELIRLRKPKVVILGAGYGGLMTAVRLQKALGVNEADITLINKNDYHYETTWLHEASAGTMHHDRVRYSISDVIDSSKVHLIKGTVSTINREEKRVILEEGEVEYDYLVVALGGESETFGIKGLKEYAFSITNVNTARQIKEHIEYQFATYNTEEEKNDARLTIVVGGAGFTGIEFLGELGNRIPELCREYDVDQNKVRVICVEAAPTVLPGFEPELVEYAVNHLERKGIEFKIGTAIKEANQEGILVAKGEEVEEIKAGTVVWAAGVRGNSVIEQAGFESMRGRVKVDPQLRAPGHEDVFIVGDCALMINEEINRPYPPTAQIAMQMGENCAKNLAVLVRGQGELESFTPDLKGSVCSLGEDDAIGVVFGKKIWGSKASFMKKMVDNRALFMIGGASTVLKKGKFNLL; from the coding sequence ATGAAGGTGGAGTTGATACGGTTGAGAAAGCCAAAGGTTGTTATTTTAGGAGCAGGATACGGTGGATTAATGACTGCTGTACGTTTGCAAAAAGCATTAGGGGTAAATGAAGCTGATATTACCCTTATTAACAAGAATGATTACCATTATGAAACGACTTGGTTACATGAAGCATCTGCTGGTACTATGCACCACGATCGTGTCCGTTATAGTATTTCAGATGTTATAGATAGTAGTAAGGTCCATTTAATTAAAGGGACTGTTTCAACAATTAATCGTGAAGAAAAGCGTGTTATCCTCGAAGAAGGCGAAGTTGAATATGATTATTTAGTAGTAGCTCTTGGAGGAGAGTCTGAAACATTCGGTATTAAAGGGTTAAAGGAATACGCATTCTCTATTACAAATGTAAATACTGCACGCCAAATAAAAGAACATATTGAATATCAGTTTGCAACATATAATACAGAAGAAGAAAAGAATGATGCTCGCTTAACAATCGTTGTTGGTGGAGCTGGTTTTACAGGCATCGAATTCTTAGGTGAGCTAGGTAACCGAATTCCTGAGCTATGCAGAGAATATGATGTTGATCAAAACAAAGTTCGTGTAATTTGTGTAGAGGCTGCACCTACAGTGTTACCAGGTTTTGAACCAGAACTTGTAGAATATGCTGTAAATCACTTAGAGCGTAAGGGAATAGAATTCAAAATTGGGACAGCTATTAAAGAAGCTAATCAAGAAGGAATTCTTGTCGCAAAAGGTGAAGAGGTAGAAGAAATCAAAGCGGGTACTGTAGTTTGGGCTGCTGGTGTACGTGGTAACAGTGTGATTGAACAAGCTGGATTTGAATCAATGCGTGGACGTGTGAAGGTTGACCCTCAGTTACGTGCCCCTGGTCATGAAGATGTATTCATCGTAGGTGATTGTGCATTAATGATTAATGAAGAGATAAACCGCCCTTATCCACCAACTGCACAAATCGCGATGCAGATGGGGGAAAATTGTGCAAAAAATTTAGCTGTTCTAGTTCGAGGACAGGGAGAATTAGAATCATTTACACCTGACCTAAAAGGATCTGTATGTTCACTTGGTGAAGATGACGCGATCGGGGTTGTATTTGGTAAGAAAATTTGGGGCTCAAAAGCATCATTTATGAAAAAGATGGTTGATAACCGTGCATTATTTATGATTGGTGGAGCTTCAACAGTATTGAAAAAAGGAAAGTTTAACCTTTTATAA
- a CDS encoding DUF309 domain-containing protein, translating to MNDYPMEYYQFFIHFNEGDYYTCHDLLEEMWLTEKSNLFLKGLLQMSVAIYHYEYGNVKGARLMMNAGHLYIQKYRPFHWGLDLEEVNSFIERCLSIIPQHIDRVPFEEVETLPKLPALILFMKDDS from the coding sequence TTGAACGATTACCCAATGGAGTATTATCAGTTCTTTATTCATTTTAACGAAGGTGATTACTACACCTGCCACGATCTTCTTGAAGAAATGTGGTTAACAGAGAAAAGCAATCTCTTTCTTAAGGGTCTCCTGCAAATGTCTGTAGCTATATACCACTATGAATATGGAAATGTGAAAGGTGCCCGGTTAATGATGAATGCTGGTCATCTTTACATCCAAAAATATCGTCCTTTTCATTGGGGACTAGATTTAGAAGAAGTAAACAGCTTCATTGAAAGATGCCTTTCTATTATACCACAACATATCGATCGAGTTCCGTTTGAAGAGGTAGAAACATTACCAAAACTGCCAGCCTTAATTTTATTTATGAAAGATGATAGTTAG
- a CDS encoding NAD(P)/FAD-dependent oxidoreductase codes for MKEDQKVYDITIIGGGPAGLFTAFYGGMRQASVKIIESLPHLGGQLSALYPEKYIYDVAGFPKIRAQDLIDNLKEQMSKFEPTITLDQSVKTVQKQDNGVFKISTNRETHYSKTIIITAGNGAFQPRRLDLKNSTKFEQKNLHYFIDDLSQFSGKRVAVFGGGDSAVDWALMLEPIAEKVMLIHRRSKFRAHEHSVEKLLNSKVEVKTPFVPVELIGDDYISQVELQDAKGERRENLEVDAVIVNYGFVSSLGPIKDWGLEIEKNSIVVNSKMETSIEGIYAAGDICTYEGKVKLIACGFGEAPTAVNNAKAYIDPKARIQPMHSSSMF; via the coding sequence ATGAAAGAAGATCAAAAGGTTTATGACATAACAATAATTGGTGGAGGTCCCGCTGGCTTGTTTACTGCATTTTATGGAGGCATGAGGCAAGCAAGTGTAAAAATCATTGAAAGTTTACCACATTTAGGCGGACAGCTCTCTGCTCTTTATCCTGAAAAATACATTTATGATGTTGCTGGCTTTCCTAAAATCCGGGCACAAGATCTAATTGATAATCTAAAAGAACAAATGTCAAAATTTGAACCGACGATTACTCTTGATCAATCTGTTAAAACAGTGCAAAAGCAGGATAACGGTGTTTTTAAAATATCTACCAACCGAGAAACACATTACTCGAAAACAATTATAATAACCGCTGGGAATGGTGCTTTTCAACCACGTCGTCTTGATCTTAAAAATTCCACTAAATTCGAACAGAAAAATCTTCATTATTTCATTGATGATTTAAGTCAGTTTTCTGGAAAAAGGGTCGCGGTATTTGGCGGAGGTGATTCAGCAGTGGATTGGGCCTTAATGCTAGAGCCTATCGCAGAGAAAGTCATGCTGATCCACCGTCGTAGTAAATTTCGCGCACATGAGCATAGTGTAGAAAAATTGTTAAATTCCAAAGTAGAGGTTAAGACACCCTTTGTTCCGGTTGAACTAATTGGAGATGACTATATCTCTCAAGTTGAATTGCAGGATGCTAAAGGTGAGCGAAGAGAGAATCTTGAAGTTGATGCTGTTATCGTTAATTATGGTTTTGTTTCTTCACTTGGCCCGATAAAAGACTGGGGTCTCGAGATTGAAAAGAACTCTATTGTCGTTAATTCAAAAATGGAAACTTCAATTGAAGGCATATATGCTGCAGGAGATATTTGTACGTATGAAGGCAAAGTTAAGTTAATTGCTTGTGGGTTTGGTGAAGCACCAACTGCAGTAAATAATGCCAAAGCCTATATTGATCCTAAAGCAAGGATACAACCAATGCATAGTTCTAGTATGTTCTAA
- a CDS encoding YuiA family protein, with the protein MKSQQTERVECVYCSGKGYFQLVLGGSETCTSCGGSGKK; encoded by the coding sequence ATGAAAAGTCAGCAAACAGAAAGAGTAGAATGTGTATATTGTTCTGGGAAGGGTTACTTTCAATTGGTGCTAGGTGGATCTGAAACTTGTACATCATGTGGCGGTAGTGGTAAAAAATAA
- a CDS encoding leucyl aminopeptidase, whose product MFTVKQALELSKVQETLVIGLFEKTNKLEGLAAEVDSVLEGQLTTLLKDGDISAKKKSITKLHTLGRLSAKRIYFVGLGKEDKLSFEVLRDTYGKLFKTLRGAKIEEVTIALDSFTTEAIDHTEAAHAIGEAVSLATYRFADYKQKSNEPEKDIRDVVIYSDADSEEIEAGLTVGYAYAKGTNSARTLVNLPGNMLTATDMANYAKELGEKYQFEVEILEKEEMEKLGMGALLAVNKGSVEPPKMIVLKYQGKENWEDVIGLVGKGITFDTGGYSIKPKDGIVGMKSDMGGAAAVLGAMEVIGELKPEQNVVAVIPATDNMISGSAFKPDDVITAMSGKTIEILNTDAEGRLALADAVTYAKHHGAGYLVDVATLTGGVIVALGNDITGAMTNNEELFEQVLEASNEVGEPIWRLPITEKHKERVRKSPVADLNNSPGRDGHAIFAGTFIGEFAEDTPWVHLDIAGTATTNAAYDLGPAGATGVMVRTLATFVERFTTEK is encoded by the coding sequence ATGTTTACTGTTAAACAAGCATTAGAATTATCAAAGGTTCAGGAAACACTTGTCATTGGCTTATTTGAAAAAACGAATAAGTTAGAAGGGTTGGCTGCTGAGGTTGACTCCGTACTAGAAGGGCAACTAACAACTTTACTGAAAGATGGGGACATTTCAGCTAAGAAAAAATCAATCACAAAATTACATACTTTAGGTAGACTTTCGGCTAAACGCATTTATTTTGTAGGTTTAGGTAAAGAAGATAAGTTATCTTTTGAAGTTTTACGTGATACATATGGAAAATTATTTAAGACACTAAGGGGAGCAAAGATTGAAGAAGTCACCATTGCTCTAGACTCATTTACTACAGAAGCTATCGACCACACTGAAGCGGCCCATGCAATCGGTGAGGCAGTCTCACTTGCAACCTATCGATTTGCTGATTATAAGCAAAAGTCGAATGAACCTGAGAAAGACATTAGAGACGTTGTTATTTATAGTGATGCCGATTCAGAAGAAATCGAGGCAGGGTTAACAGTTGGTTATGCTTACGCTAAAGGAACAAACTCAGCTCGCACTTTGGTAAATCTTCCTGGCAATATGCTTACGGCAACTGATATGGCTAATTATGCAAAAGAGCTGGGAGAAAAATATCAGTTTGAAGTTGAAATACTTGAAAAAGAAGAAATGGAAAAGTTAGGTATGGGCGCACTATTAGCTGTTAACAAAGGCTCTGTTGAACCGCCTAAGATGATTGTGTTGAAATACCAAGGAAAAGAGAATTGGGAAGATGTGATTGGTCTTGTAGGAAAAGGGATCACATTTGATACGGGTGGCTATTCTATTAAACCTAAAGATGGAATTGTTGGTATGAAATCTGATATGGGTGGGGCAGCTGCAGTATTAGGCGCAATGGAAGTAATCGGTGAGTTAAAGCCCGAGCAAAACGTAGTTGCAGTTATTCCAGCTACCGATAATATGATTAGTGGTAGTGCGTTTAAACCGGATGATGTCATTACAGCGATGAGTGGGAAAACAATCGAAATTTTAAATACAGATGCAGAAGGTCGTCTTGCATTAGCTGATGCAGTAACTTATGCAAAACATCATGGAGCGGGCTATTTAGTGGATGTTGCGACTCTAACTGGTGGGGTAATTGTTGCACTTGGTAATGACATCACTGGGGCAATGACGAATAACGAGGAATTATTTGAACAAGTGCTTGAAGCATCAAATGAGGTTGGTGAGCCGATTTGGCGCTTACCAATTACTGAAAAACATAAAGAACGTGTTCGTAAGAGTCCAGTGGCAGACTTAAATAACTCACCTGGTCGTGACGGACATGCAATCTTCGCAGGTACTTTCATTGGTGAATTTGCAGAAGATACACCTTGGGTACATTTAGATATTGCCGGTACAGCTACTACTAATGCTGCATACGACCTTGGTCCTGCAGGCGCAACTGGGGTAATGGTTCGAACACTTGCAACGTTTGTTGAGAGGTTTACTACAGAAAAATAG
- a CDS encoding YuiB family protein, translating to MPMSIPVLIISMLLFFVLFFGIGFLLNMLLRMSWIMAILYPIIAIFIIDDIRFINYFKSPSESFSALINNTIALAPADILILLCGFIGAIFSGIVIRMLRSKGYQMF from the coding sequence ATGCCAATGAGCATACCGGTTTTAATTATTTCAATGTTACTCTTCTTTGTTTTATTTTTCGGAATCGGATTTTTACTAAATATGCTACTACGTATGTCATGGATAATGGCGATTCTCTATCCAATTATTGCAATATTTATTATTGATGATATAAGATTTATTAATTACTTTAAATCACCGTCTGAATCTTTTTCTGCACTAATTAATAATACAATCGCACTTGCACCAGCCGATATATTAATTTTACTATGTGGTTTTATTGGGGCAATTTTCTCAGGAATTGTGATTCGCATGCTTAGATCAAAAGGTTATCAAATGTTCTAA
- a CDS encoding divergent PAP2 family protein has protein sequence MDLFTNFPLWAALAAIGFAQFVKVPIQFIASRKVDWSLITSTGGMPSSHSAAVTALTTGIGIEEGVGSPLFAVSAVFAIIVMFDATGVRRHAGEQATVLNRLVIDFNRFVEEAKMWPKMDETEKRKELKELLGHQPIEVFFGGLSGILLTLLLHYLLVIM, from the coding sequence ATGGACTTATTCACCAATTTCCCGTTATGGGCTGCACTTGCAGCCATTGGTTTTGCACAATTTGTAAAGGTTCCAATTCAATTTATTGCATCAAGAAAAGTGGATTGGTCACTCATAACAAGTACTGGCGGTATGCCTAGCTCTCACTCAGCTGCAGTAACTGCACTTACCACTGGAATTGGAATTGAAGAAGGGGTCGGATCCCCTCTTTTCGCGGTCTCTGCAGTATTCGCGATTATCGTTATGTTTGATGCAACAGGAGTTCGTCGCCATGCTGGAGAACAAGCTACCGTCTTAAATCGACTTGTCATTGATTTTAATAGGTTTGTAGAGGAAGCAAAAATGTGGCCAAAGATGGATGAAACCGAAAAGAGAAAAGAGCTTAAAGAGTTATTAGGACATCAGCCAATTGAAGTATTCTTCGGTGGCCTTTCTGGAATCTTACTAACACTTCTATTACATTATTTACTTGTCATAATGTAG
- a CDS encoding 3D domain-containing protein, with product MNILKNTTRRIVMALLFIFAFFTTFQSFSGVEAKDLSDWFDDYRVKLQQQEYSGYTYNVNSKKRVSLFHKFIRRSAPVSYSISSSEEVKSSLKLEDAIDWTRYPSHTVVATGYTAGVESTGKTESHPQYGITYSGVKVKRDLYSTVAADLRVFPLGTILFIPGYGYGVVADKGGAIKGNKIDLYYETVADVYEQWGKKKVEVYVVKMGKGKLTEEELASLNEDETMQVFRQQYINQKSS from the coding sequence ATGAATATACTAAAAAACACGACAAGACGAATAGTAATGGCTCTACTTTTTATTTTTGCTTTCTTTACTACATTTCAATCATTCTCTGGTGTCGAGGCAAAGGATTTATCGGATTGGTTTGACGATTATCGAGTGAAGCTGCAACAACAAGAATATAGTGGATATACGTACAATGTAAATTCAAAAAAGCGAGTTAGCCTTTTTCATAAATTTATAAGAAGGTCAGCTCCAGTCTCTTACTCGATCTCATCGAGTGAAGAGGTAAAAAGCTCATTAAAGCTTGAAGATGCAATTGATTGGACAAGATATCCAAGCCATACTGTTGTTGCAACTGGGTATACAGCTGGTGTAGAATCAACTGGAAAAACAGAAAGTCACCCTCAATATGGAATAACATATTCTGGTGTGAAAGTTAAGCGTGATTTATATTCGACTGTAGCTGCAGATTTAAGAGTATTTCCACTAGGTACAATACTGTTCATACCAGGATATGGATATGGGGTAGTAGCAGATAAAGGTGGAGCAATTAAAGGAAATAAAATAGATTTGTACTATGAAACAGTAGCTGATGTTTATGAGCAGTGGGGTAAAAAGAAGGTCGAAGTTTACGTTGTTAAAATGGGTAAAGGGAAGTTAACTGAAGAAGAATTAGCTAGTCTAAATGAAGATGAGACTATGCAGGTATTTCGTCAGCAATATATTAATCAAAAAAGTTCATAG